The segment CCCCGTGGGGCGTGTGGAGCCGCCCCGCCCGGGCGTGGCTGTGGACTTCGTGGTGTTCCACGGTGAACCAGCCGTCCCAGCGGCCCAACGATCCCGTCCCTCCCACCCTCAGGTCCGTGCCCGGCCGCCCTCCGGCTCTCCCGCCCTGCCGGCACGGCCACGACGGCCCGTCGCCCGTCCCGGCGATCCCCGTCACCCGGCCGGGGGCCGCCCTTACTCCGGCAGGGCCGGCTCCTCCCTCCCCGCCGGCACCGCCCCGGGCAGGATCAGCATGGCGTCACCGAAGCTGAAGAACCGGTAGCGCCGGGCCACCGCCTCCCGATAGGCGGCCAGGGTCTGCTCCTTGCCCAGCAGTGCCGCCACCAGCATGATCAGGGTCGACCGGGGCAGGTGAAAGTTGGTGATCAACCCGTCGATGGCCTTGAAGCGGTAGCCGGGGTAGATGAACAGGTCCGTCCAGCCGCTGCCCGGCCGGACGGTCCCGCCGGCCGCCGCCACCGTCTCCAGGGTGCGGGTCACGGTGGTGCCGACGGCGATCACCCGGCCGCCGGCGGCGCGGGCGGCGTTGATCGCCTCCGCCGCGGCCGGTTCGACCCGGTAGAACTCGGCGTGCATCTGATGTTCCTCGACCCTCTCGGCGGTGACGGGCCGGAAGGTGCCCACCCCCACGTGGAGGGTGAGGTAGGCGATGCGGACGCCCTGGTCCTGGAGCCGCTTCAGCAGCTCCGGGGTGAAGTGCAGGCCCGCCGTGGGCGCCGCCACCGAGCCCTCTTCCCGGGCGTAGACCGTCTGGTACCGCTCGGGGTCCTCCAGCTCGGCGCGAATGTACGGCGGCAGGGGGACCCGGCCCAGGCGGTGCAGGGTTTCGTCCACCGTCTCCCCCGGCGGCGGCTCCAGACGGATGACCCGTTCCCCGCTGTCCCGGGCTTCCTCGACGTACACCCGCAGGGGCCGCTCCTCGCCGCACACCACCTCCGTGCCCGGGCGCACCCGCCGGCCGGGCCGGGCCAGGGCCAGCCAGCGGCCTCCGTCCAAGGGCTGCAGCAGGAGAAACTCCACCTGCCCGCCGGTGGGCCGGCGCCCGTAGAGGCGGGCCGGCCGCACCCGGGTGTCGTTGAGCACCAGGCAGTCGCCGGCGCGCAAGAACCGCGGCAGGTCGCGGAAGCGGGCGTGCAGCCAGCGCCCCGTGTCGCGGTCGACCACCATCAGGCGGGAGGCGTCCCGCCGGGCCAGCGGCTGCTGGGCGATCAGCTCCGGCGGCAGATCGTAATCGAACTCGTCAACGCGCATGCCCCTTCTCCTTCTGGCTCCGCGTTCTCCATGGCGACCTCGTACCCTCTTGCCCCGGGCGCGCCGGGCGGGGTCCCGGGCTGCAGGGTGGTGCGC is part of the Thermaerobacter subterraneus DSM 13965 genome and harbors:
- the queA gene encoding tRNA preQ1(34) S-adenosylmethionine ribosyltransferase-isomerase QueA yields the protein MRVDEFDYDLPPELIAQQPLARRDASRLMVVDRDTGRWLHARFRDLPRFLRAGDCLVLNDTRVRPARLYGRRPTGGQVEFLLLQPLDGGRWLALARPGRRVRPGTEVVCGEERPLRVYVEEARDSGERVIRLEPPPGETVDETLHRLGRVPLPPYIRAELEDPERYQTVYAREEGSVAAPTAGLHFTPELLKRLQDQGVRIAYLTLHVGVGTFRPVTAERVEEHQMHAEFYRVEPAAAEAINAARAAGGRVIAVGTTVTRTLETVAAAGGTVRPGSGWTDLFIYPGYRFKAIDGLITNFHLPRSTLIMLVAALLGKEQTLAAYREAVARRYRFFSFGDAMLILPGAVPAGREEPALPE